AGATTTAGCTTCACCACTTGAAAGCAAGAGTAGGCACCTTAAAATCGAGATTAGAATCCTGCGAGATTAAAAACTTTGCTGAAGCTTAATAACAGCTGGGGGTTTAATGGAGGCTGTTGTAGCAAGCGATATCCATAAAGTATACGATAGGGATGTTTACGCTGTGAGAGGAGTTAGCTTCACTGTGAAGCCGGGTGAAGTATACGGTTTAATAGGCCCTAATGGTGCTGGTAAAAGCACTCTCCTGAGAATAATCGCTGGGATAGTTAAGCCTACCCGTGGCTCTATCACTGTCTACGGCTACAACCCCTACAAGGACTTCGAGGAGACTAGAGCACTAATAGGCTATCTTCCCGAGGATGCCGGCACTTATCCACTGCTAACAGGCTTCGAGCACCTTCAATTCTACGCTAGGCTTTACAGTGGTGATGTTAAATCCATGACCGAGTACGGGGCTTGGATAACCGGGTTAGGTGACAGGCTCTACGAGAAGACCGTCAACTACAGTCACGGCATGAAGCGCCGGCTACTCCTAGGGGTAGTACTCATGAGGCGCCCGAAGCTAGCTATACTCGACGAGCCAACAAGCGGGCTCGACGTACACGCTAGTGTAGCTGTACGCAGGGTTATCAGGCAGTACGTCAGCGAGACAGGGTCAGCTGTACTATTAAGCAGCCATAACATGCTTGAAATAGAGTATCTCTGCGATAGAGTTGGATTAATATACAAGGGTAGAATAGTGGTTGAAGGCGAGCCGAGGAAGCTAATAGAGGAGTACGAGGCATCAAACCTAGAGGAGGTCTTCACTAGAATCGTAAGCGGGGAGTGGTGAGCTACGACTCCTAGCTTGAGTAGAGTTAAAATCCTGCTATGGAAGGAGTTGAGGGAGCTCTCAAGGGATAAAAAAGCTCTCCTAACAACAATTCTCCTCCCCTTGCTCTCACTACCTGCAATCGGGGTTCTCGTGGTATTCCTCACAGCTCAGCAGCCAGTCTACATAGCTATAGTAGACGAGGATCAATCAACCTACACGTCGCCGCTGCTGAATATAACGGTTAACTCGAGCAGCCTGGCAGGTATGCTGGCTGATCACCTTGAGAGACAGGGCTACACGGTATATAACTATACGAATAGGAATAGCGCTCTCGAAAACCCAGCTATAGATCTCATCATCGTGATACCTAGAGGCTTCTCAGAGAACGCTTCAAGTGTAGATAGAGTGGCTTCAGTAGAGATTCTGAGAAGAGCTAACGTGCAGGCGTCGCAGCA
The nucleotide sequence above comes from Desulfurococcus sp.. Encoded proteins:
- a CDS encoding ABC transporter ATP-binding protein: MEAVVASDIHKVYDRDVYAVRGVSFTVKPGEVYGLIGPNGAGKSTLLRIIAGIVKPTRGSITVYGYNPYKDFEETRALIGYLPEDAGTYPLLTGFEHLQFYARLYSGDVKSMTEYGAWITGLGDRLYEKTVNYSHGMKRRLLLGVVLMRRPKLAILDEPTSGLDVHASVAVRRVIRQYVSETGSAVLLSSHNMLEIEYLCDRVGLIYKGRIVVEGEPRKLIEEYEASNLEEVFTRIVSGEW